A genomic region of Danio aesculapii chromosome 21, fDanAes4.1, whole genome shotgun sequence contains the following coding sequences:
- the ecscr gene encoding uncharacterized protein ecscr, which produces MEKLLFFLILLITFSSIISAVNDTNLTSTTPPSTVVSSTNSVNLTEAVQQLNISTTYEDSNQTSEPVNTSTTVLFSRSTEESISNTSVMVSTTPTAISKSYTDTMLVSTSAAKTTEDVSSATVLSNISMSEATATPLPAESRLTLLAFGVMSLILVLIVVMVILVAAVNLKGRCCRNTQQHESIKNCDSLVSDSNLTSNGEKENITLVSVRTINTEYNADSPQISSVHSTIVDNDDHELSRDQLISLGS; this is translated from the exons TAAATGACACAAACCTCACAAGTACCACACCTCCAAGCACAGTTGTTTCGTCAACCAACTCTGTTAATTTAACAGAAG caGTCCAGCAGTTAAATATTTCAACTACATATGAGGATAGCAACCAGACCTCAGAACCGGTGAACACAAGCACAACTGTTTTATTTTCCAGAAGCACAG AAGAATCCATCAGCAACACCAGCGTCATGGTTTCCACAACTCCAACAGCAATATCAAAATCCTACACGGACACAATGCTAGTCTCAACATCAGCGGCCAAAACAACAG AGGATGTTTCTTCAGCAACAGTTCTCTCCAACATCAGCATGTCAGAGGCAACAGCGACTCCTTTACCAGCAGAAAGCAGACTCACTTTACTCGCCTTTG GTGTGATGAGTCTTATACTGGTTCTGATTGTTGTTATGGTGATCTTGGTCGCCGCTGTCAACCTCAAGGGACGCTGTTGTAGAAACACCCAACAACATGAGA gtaTTAAAAACTGTGATTCTTTGGTGTCTGACAG CAACCTGACCAGCAACGGTGAGAAGGAAAACATCACTCTAGTTTCTGTGAGGACAATAAACACAGAATACA ATGCAGATTCTCCCCAGATCTCTTCAGTTCACAGCACTATAGTGGACAATGATGACCATGAACTTTCCAGAGACCAGTTGATTTCACTGGGTTCATAA
- the timd4 gene encoding T-cell immunoglobulin and mucin domain-containing protein 4 isoform X1: protein MITPPRLTALRWILLLTVSAGGSPILAFHVTEGSTVILSCHYSVKHHGLSHVCWGRDCGTFWCNDIIVQTDEYGVISKVSDRYRLIGDVLLGQMDLGIQKIQKSDSGPYCCRVDIEGFFNDKKMSYTLQVMKAPTTVAPTTTTQISTEPMETQTASLSDPSRGEDSSLNDISWQNETHVHSGAMMEEPISRIMLQINIPVLSLSLSLLLLLLGALALLTFKRGFYGKALDSGCFSKEPRHIIYEIRTRRPVEENIYTLE, encoded by the exons CTGGCGGTTCCCCCATATTGGCGTTTCACGTGACGGAGGGAAGCACAGTGATTTTATCATGTCATTATTCTGTGAAGCATCACGGTCTGAGCCACGTCTGCTGGGGTAGAGACTGTGGGACTTTCTGGTGTAACGACATCATTGTTCAGACCGACGAGTACGGCGTGATCTCCAAAGTCTCGGACAGGTACCGGCTCATCGGGGACGTGTTGTTGGGACAGATGGACTTGGGGATCCAGAAGATACAGAAGTCAGACAGTGGGCCCTACTGCTGCAGAGTGGACATAGAGGGCTTCTTCAATGATAAGAAGATGTCCTACACATTACAAGTCATGAAAG CCCCAACAACTGTGGCTCCAACAACTACGACACAAATTTCAACAGAACCAATGGAAACACAAACAG CATCTCTATCAGATCCGTCCAGAGGAGAAGACTCATCACTCAATGACATTTCCTGGCAGAACGAAACTCATGTGCATTCAGGGGCAATG ATGGAGGAGCCGATCTCTAGGATCATGCTGCAGATTAACATCCCGGTGTTGTCTCTGTCTCTCAGTCTGCTTCTGCTTCTTTTGGGTGCTTTGGCCCTTTTGACCTTCAAAC GTGGCTTTTATGGGAAGGCATTAGACAGTGGGTG TTTCTCAAAGGAGCCCAGACACATTATTTATGAAATACGAACAAGAAGACCAGTGGAGGAGAACATCTACACCCTGGAGTAG
- the timd4 gene encoding T-cell immunoglobulin and mucin domain-containing protein 4 isoform X2, whose protein sequence is MITPPRLTALRWILLLTVSAGGSPILAFHVTEGSTVILSCHYSVKHHGLSHVCWGRDCGTFWCNDIIVQTDEYGVISKVSDRYRLIGDVLLGQMDLGIQKIQKSDSGPYCCRVDIEGFFNDKKMSYTLQVMKAPTTVAPTTTTQISTEPMETQTASLSDPSRGEDSSLNDISWQNETHVHSGAMSASASFGCFGPFDLQTWLLWEGIRQWVFLKGAQTHYL, encoded by the exons CTGGCGGTTCCCCCATATTGGCGTTTCACGTGACGGAGGGAAGCACAGTGATTTTATCATGTCATTATTCTGTGAAGCATCACGGTCTGAGCCACGTCTGCTGGGGTAGAGACTGTGGGACTTTCTGGTGTAACGACATCATTGTTCAGACCGACGAGTACGGCGTGATCTCCAAAGTCTCGGACAGGTACCGGCTCATCGGGGACGTGTTGTTGGGACAGATGGACTTGGGGATCCAGAAGATACAGAAGTCAGACAGTGGGCCCTACTGCTGCAGAGTGGACATAGAGGGCTTCTTCAATGATAAGAAGATGTCCTACACATTACAAGTCATGAAAG CCCCAACAACTGTGGCTCCAACAACTACGACACAAATTTCAACAGAACCAATGGAAACACAAACAG CATCTCTATCAGATCCGTCCAGAGGAGAAGACTCATCACTCAATGACATTTCCTGGCAGAACGAAACTCATGTGCATTCAGGGGCAATG TCTGCTTCTGCTTCTTTTGGGTGCTTTGGCCCTTTTGACCTTCAAAC GTGGCTTTTATGGGAAGGCATTAGACAGTGGGTG TTTCTCAAAGGAGCCCAGACACATTATTTATGA